ATTTATTTTGAATAATTTGGCTACTAACCCAAAACAAACAATAAAAAAGACCAAGTATGCTCCATAAGCTGTAACGATTAATTTCCCTAATGGAATCAGAGAAACTGCACCAAATTTGGAAATAGTTACACCGATCAGTCCAAAAACTCCGAATGGTGCGACTTTAAGGACAAATGAAACCATATGAAACATAGCGCCTGATAAAGTTTTGAAAAAATTCAGCAGGGGTTCTCCCTTTTCTCCCATAGCAGCAACACTCAGACCTAAAAGAACAGCGAAGAAAATAACAGCTAAAAGGTCCCCTTTGGCCATCGAGTCAACTATATTCGTTGGAACAATATTAGTAATAAACTCTAAATGGCTCTCTTTTTCCATCTCTTGTTCAGTCGCCATGTAATTGGATATGTCGCCATGTGAAAGCGCATTCATATCAATCCCTGCACCAGGCTTGAATACGTTTGCGAAAAGGATTCCGATTACAATTGCTATAGTAGTAGCTATTTCGAAATATAGAATGGTTCTAAACCCTAATTTCCCAAGCTTTTTGGCACTGCCCAATCCAGCAATGCCAACTACAATACTTGAAAAAACGATAGGAACTACAACCATTTTAATTAAATGCATAAATATGTCGCCTATTGGTTTTAGGTAGGTCTCGACACCAGGATGTTTGTAAAATACCAACCCAACAATGATACCAGATATTAATCCCAATAAGATTTGGATAGGAAGTCCCAGCTTTTTCATTAATGTTACCCTCCCGTTTGTTTTATTCTTTAATACATTTTCGAAAGAAGTCTCCCTCTTCAAGCCTGTGAAGTGCTTAGCTTGATGGTAAAGAGGAATTAAATGTCGGTTAGGATTAAGTGATCATCTAAAGACTTTTATTTCCCCACAAATTTAGTGCATTTAAAATAGAAATCTTGTGAGGGACCTTTGACAACTAAACATATAAGGTTACGGAAGATCGTGTGTTGCCACATAAAATGTTTTCAATGTTTTTGGGCCATAGACAAAATCAAGCTCCTATGACAAATCCAACGTACCATCTTTTTCTGGATCTTTGGAACAAAGGAGTTAACCCGGTCAACTTCTTTTGGGTGGAAGAGGCCTCCCGAGAAACTCCCACTTCAAGCAAGGCTAAATAGTAGATAGCCCTCAATTGTTATATTATCGTGCTATTGTTCGATACTTAGCAATCTCCTGTTCATAAAGGTCTTTTCCATGTGCATCATAAACAACTAAAACAGGGAAATCCTTAACAACAAGTTCACGGATCGCCTCCGGACCCAGATCTTCATAGGCGACCACCTCCGCAGCTTGTACCTTATCGCTTAGAAGGGCAGATAACCCTCCAATGGCAGAAAAGCATATAGCTTTATCATTTTTACACGCGTCTTTCACAGATTGACTGCGTGGCCCTTTTCCAATCACACCCTTAACCCCGTATTCGAACATAGCTGGAGTATAAGGATCCATACGGGAAGCTGTTGTAGGGGCGATAGAGCCAATAACCTGTCCAGGCTTAGGTGGTGTTGGTCCAGCATAAAAGATGATTTGGTTACGTAAATCGATCGGCAGTTGTTCATTGTTTTCAAACCGCTCCAAAAACCGCTTATGCGCAGCGTCCCTCGCTACATAAATAACTCCATTTAAAAAGACTTCATCCCCTGCATGTAAACTTAAAACATCTTCACTAGTAAGTGGTGTTTCTATATATACTTTAGCCATTATTTAGCACCTTCTTTTCTGAATTTAAATGACGCAGGATTTTTTTCGAGCTGCGTGACATTGAATATTTACCGCAACGGGTAGAGCTGTGATATGACATCCGTATGTTTCAGCAGACACCCATAAGGATGTATTTGTTCCGCCTAGCCCCTGTGGACCAATACCCGTCTTGTTAATTTCTTCAAGCAATTCTTTTTCTAGCTGTGCAATATGTGGTTCGGGATGGTACTGGCCAATATCACGCAGGACCGCCTTCTTAGCTATTTCTGTTACTTTGTCAAAGCTTCCACCGATCCCAACACCAACCACAATCGGCGGACACGCTCTTCCACCTGCTGCTATAATCGTATCTAGCACAAACTTCTTCACTCCTTCTACTCCCTCTCCCGGAAGCAGAAATTTCATGGCGCTCATATTTTCACTTCCGCCACCTTTTGGCAAAACCGTTAATTTAATTTGGTTTCCAGCAACGAGTTTGGTGTGTATCACACCCGGCGTATTATCGTTTGTATTTTTTCGGAGCAACGGATCTCCAACAATAGAGTTGCGCAAATAGCCTTCTTTATAGCCTTTGCGAATCCCTTCGTGGATCGCCTCTTCAAAATTTCCTCCGTCAATGTACACATCCTGCCCCACTTCAGCGAAAACAACCGTCAGTCCTGTATCATGGCAGTACGGCCGATCTTCTGTTGCGGCTAATGAAGCGTTTTCAATGAGCTGGTCAATAATGGATCGTCCTAACGGCGACTGCTCTGATTCTCTCGCTCTATGAAATCCTTCTACAATGTCCTCTGGCAGTTTGTAACAAGCCTCCCAGCAAAGTGTTGCTACTGTGTCACGAATTTGGTCAACGGAAATTTTTCTCACGGTGCTGCGGATTTGGTCAACTGAAACTTCACTCATGCTTTCTCCACCTTTATGTTTTTTGTCTTTCATTATCGTAAGATGCATTTTTCGTGCCAACATTGCCAATACCTAAAATTCTCTCTCGAAAAATACAAAAATTCAGTTGTTTACAGCGTTTTGCCTAGAAAGAACATCTTTTAAGAAAGAAAATTATACTTTGATACAATTTATGTTTTTTCATATTCGAAAATTTCATTTCATTTTTGAAACAAAAAAAGAAGGCTAATTCGCCTTCTCTTTTTTACTCTCCTATTTGTTCGTTATTATCGATTAGTAATTTCCTCCATAAAGTTGTTTTACTAATATTATATACCTCGCATAAGCGCTCTTTGTTTCCATCATATTGGTTTAACAACTTTCTCCAAATGTCCGTCTCCATTTTTCTGAAATCCGTTGAAATCTCTACTTCGAGTTTTTGTGCTGTTTTTTGCTTCTTTTTTATCGATTGAATAATTTGCGAAACAAGATCCTGTGTAATCGTTCCTTCCGGCGTGCAAATAACTAAACGATGAATCGCATTTTGAAGTTCTCTTGCGTTCCCGAGCCACTGATGATCAATTAAAGGAAGAAAAACGTCTGTATTCTCCCAAACCAATACTCGATTTTCCCGTTGCATTTCTGCTTTTAGAAATGAAATGGCTAAAGGAATGATATCTTCTTTTCGATCACGAAGTGGGATTAAACTCAGCTCCAACACACTAAGTCGATAATATAAATCTTCTCGAAACAACCCTTCCTGTGTTAAATCAAATAACGGCTTGTTCGTTGCACATATCACGCGAACATCAATCGGGATAATCCGGTCTCCTCCAATTCTTCTTACTTCTTTTTCCTGTAGCACACGCAGCAATTTCGCTTGAAAAGGAAGAGAGATTTCCCCGATTTCATCTAAAAACAGCGAACCGCCGTGTGCTAATTCAAACAGGCCGGGCCTGCCGCCTTTAATTGCACCGGTGAACGCCCCTTCTACATACCCAAACAATTCGCTTTCCAATAAATTCTCGCTTAGTGCAGCACAATTAACCGAAACAAACGGTCCTTTGTTTCTTTTGCTTGCGTTATGAATGCTTTGTGCAAATAATTCTTTTCCCGTTCCCGTTTCTCCATAGACTAATATTGTTGCTTCAGACTGAGCATATGATCTAGCTTCGGTGACCACCTGCTTCATTTCAGTATTAGTAGTGACAAAGTCATCAAAGGTATTTTTTGCCGTTAACCCTCGATCATTCAGCCGTTTTCGTATATTCAACTCCATGTTTTGGATTTTACTTATTTCCTGGTAGATTCCTACTGATCCTTGGAAAATAGAATCAATATAAATAGGAATATGATGAATGACGATCTTTTTCCCATTTGCTAACGTATGAAGCATTTGACGCTCTTCTTTTTTCTCCTCAATGACGTTCAGCAAAACGGGATCTGTAAAACAGTCCGAATATTTTCGACCGGCAATATCCTGGGGAAACCCAAATATCCTTTTAGCTGCGTCATTATATACTTTAATAATACCGTCTGGATCAATTGTGAGTACTGCCTCATGGATGACATCCAGAATTGACTGCATTTCCTTTGTTTTCGTTCGTTCGCTTGTCTGAGCCCGAAGAACATTCGTGGCTGTATCCAATGCTGTGAGCACTGATTCTTCACTAGACTTCAGCAAATGGCTATGAACGTGATGCTGAAGCGCAATTTGCGCAGAAACTCTATCTCCGATAATGGCTTCGACTTTTTCATCTTCAATTAATCTTTTCACGACATTTTCAATGCTTCCGTCCGCATCTGTAACGAATATTAACTGTAGTTGATCCGACAATTCCATCACGCGGCTTGGTTTAGACAAAATATTTGCTGGAGTAATGATAGCAATTTTTTTGTAACCGCTACGGGCAACGGCACTAATTGATTTCAAAATATCCGCCGGGGTAACCGGTACATCAATTACCGGTAACTCCTGCATTTTCCGAAGAGATTTGGCCATGCCTCCCCTTGAAATAATCACTCTCGTTGCCGGGTTAATTTGTTGCTGCCAGGGATTTTTAGGATCACCTGATATTAGCGAGAACGGAATATCTGTTTTTTCACGAAGCTGCATTGCATCTTTTGCAAGCTCCGGATACGGAGCAATAATTAAAATATCTTCCAATCTCTTCACCTTCTGTTCAATGTTCATTTTATATCCACACTCTAATCCAACTACAAAAATTGGTCAAATTATCAAAAATATTATTTTCTGTTACAAATCCTATAGTAAAATAGAACAATGCTATTAACCGAATAAGGTTGCTTCACTCTTTGTCTTCTACAAAATTAGGGATAACTTCCTTAAATTACTTGTTATTACCTTATAATGATTTTTCTTGCAAAAGTATATTTATGTAGAATATTGGCTTATGCGCAAAGGTTTAGGGGAATGGTACTTTATGGTGCCGGGAACCGAAGATACTTTCAGCTACATAGAAGGGATCTACACACACAGGTTAACACCTGACTATTCCATTGAAATGGGTAAGCGCAGCATCAAGCCAGGATATGCGGTGCTCAATCTGCCGGCAGTCTATTCCCTTACCTACTAAACGATGGATATGCTTTATCAGCAAGTTCCGGTGGCCAACTTGTATATGGAGCGGCTGAATGACTATTGGATCATTCATATGAAAGATGCCCGGTTAAATGGTGTTTCGGTTGAGTTAGCTGACTTTATTAAGCGGTCGGCTAAACAAGGGCGTGTTCGCTACGTTCCGGAATATGAGGCACTCAGCATTGAATCGGAGGAGGAATTGTTGTCGGTTTCCCTGTCCGTAGTAGATATTAAGGATTGGCTGTGGAAAAAAGAGAACAGACTGGCAAGAGTATGTAGGATAATGCAGCAGAAATATTAGAAGAAGTGTATCGGAGAGAACCAAACTTGATTTCATAAAGTAAACCTTACAGCTACACCAGAATTGAAAGCCGAGTTTCTTCCTTCTCATGAGATGTAGCTCTTGTCATAAAAAAGCACCCCAACTGTTAGATTGTGTCTAACAATTGGAGTTGCAGTTCAATCAAAGATTCTTTTTTCGCTATTGTATTCATTTATTATTTTAAAGCTTTGTATTTCTTCGGCAGCTTAAAACCATGCTCTGCCATGACTTTCCGGAGGCGATCCGGATAATCGGTGATGATACCGTCTACACCGTCATCCACGAGTTTATTCATTGTAGCTTTATCGTCTACTGTCCATGGGATGACCTTCATACCTGACTGATGTGCATCATCTACCATCTTTGCTGTTACATAAGGTTCATAGTTCTCATCTGTAATCTTGCCGTTTTGGGGAAATCCGTGTACCGGTGAGATCGCATCAGCTCCGAACGAATGAGCAGCCGCAACAAGGTCTCCTCCGAAGTCATCTATATCGATGCCTCCAAGCCAAGGTGACGCTCCCGGCTGTCCTGGCTGCAGGAATTGAGGACCGTTTGTCAGTGCCACGATCGGAAGGCTTGGCTCGACTTCACGCATCATCATTAGAGAACCCCAGTCAAAGCTTTGAATCGAAACCCGGTCGAGCATTCCCGCCTCACGAACTTCACGGGCTACAATATGGACAAAATCTTCACGTGGAGCCGTCTCCTGTGGAGCACCTGCTTCAACTTTTGTTTCGATGTTCATCCAAACCTTTTTCGCATCATACTGTTTTACCAGATCAAAAACGTCAGTCAGCAAAAGCATTTTTGCTCCGGGACTCGTCACCTGTCCAGGGTATTGCGGCTTACTCAACGAACCGCAGTCCATCGTGCGGACCTGCTCAAGGGTTAGGTCTTTTATGTATTTCCCCACATAAGGATACTCCGGGTCATTTTCAAATGCAGGAGCTGTATCCTTACAGACTGCGTTTGATATCTTTCGATCATGGGTAACCACCGCTTTATCGTCCTCAGTGATCTGTACATCGAGCTCGAGCGTACTCACACCAAGTTCCAGCGCATGTGAAAACGATGCAATAGAAGATTCAACAGTGAGTCCCATGCCCCCACGGTGTGCTTGCAGGTCGAACCCTTTTGGACCAAAAGACGTTTCGGCTGCAGCTGCCGCCTGCCCTGAAACTATAATTGAACTCATCGTGAGTACAGCTATAGTTGAAGATATTACTTTTTTTCTGATCATTTCCTCATCCCCAAACTCTTAAAATAGTTTTACATGAGAAGTATACAGAGCCAATGTAAAGGAATATGAGTAGAATCTATAAAGAAATGTAAATAAAAACAGGGAGAAGATCTCCCAAAAAAGAATAGCCACTTTGATAGCACCTGCAAAATAAAAACAAAACTAAGCCTGTCTTATCCACTAGTATTAAGATTAGGGGAGTCAAATGATGGTTGGATGGAATTACAGATTGACAGAACAAATGAAAGACTGTAAGAAGGGGCGGTCCACCGTAAGAAGTTTATTGTGGATTGTCAACACTAAATCAGGCAGCTTTTTTAAGGGCCGATCGTTTGTATTCAATTGGGCTTACATAGCCTAGTGTTCCATGAATACGAAGCTTGTTAAACCAGTTAATATAATCACTGAATTCAAGTGCAAGATGCTCCAGGCTATCAAACTTCATCTGGCTGACAAACTCTGTTTTGATGATTTTAAACGTGGCTTCCGCCACGGCATTATCATATGGACAGCCCTTCATGCTTAAAGAGCGGCCAATCTGGAAGGTCGCTAAAGTCTCATCAATTAGCTGGTTTTTAAACTCACTGCCACGGTCGGTGTGGAACAGCTGGATATCTCGCATATCACCCTGGATAGAAGAAAAAGCCCGTGCGACAAGGTTTGCATCTTTATTTGGTCCTGTACTGAAGCCAATGATTTCGCGGTTAAAGAGATCGACAAAGATACATACGTAATGCCATTTGTTTTTGACTTTGACGTATGTTAAATCACTGACGACTACTTTTTTGGCTTCTGTCTGCTGAAACTCACGTTTCAATTCATTTGCCTGAGCTGACTCATTACAGGAAGATTTCTGTGGTTTGAACTGTGCCACTGTATAGGAAGAAACAAGCCCTTGTTCCTTCATGATGCGCCCAATACGTCTCCTGGAGACTATAAATCCACGCTTGTGCAGTTCGACTTTGATCTGACCTTAATTTTTCTGTCCAGATAAGTGTAGACGCTCCACTTCACAATCTGTTACTTTTCGTAATATAAACGTCGTTCTCTCTCATCCTGTTTAAATCTACTCTAGGTGGAAAACCAAACATTCGGGAATATTCTCGACTGAATTGCGATTGACTTTCGTACCCCACCCTAAATGCAACTTCGGCTACATCTGTTGATTCAGCTAATAATAAGCGTCTAGCTTCCTGCAATCTTAATTGTTTTTGAAACTGAATGGGGCTCATAGCTGTAACCTCTTTAAAATGTCGATGTAACGATGAGAGACTCATATTCGCAATTTCGGCAAGCTCTTCTATTCGAAAAGGTTTTTCAAAATTATTCATGATATGGTCTATAACCTCTCTTATTCTAGAGGCATTGCTACCTTCTAAAGCCATTTGCTCAAGTGCTTCACCATGTGGACCTTGTAAAATCCAATAAATAATTTCTTTTTTATACAATGGAGCAAGAATAGAGATATGTTTTGGATTCTCTAATAAACGAGCTAATCTAAGAACTGCATCTAACAAAGATGGTCCTACTTTGCTAACGAACATAGCTCGTTTAGTGTTCTTACCCTGTCCAATTTGATAATCTGTTTCATTTAAAACCTCTAATATTTGGCTTGGTGTGAATTCAAGTTTTAGAGCTAAATAGGGAGAGTCTATTGAGGCTTTGCATACTTGACCTGTTACTGGCAAGTCAACTGAAGCCACAATATAGTGACCAGGACCATACAAAAATCGTTCCTCTCCAAGCAACACCTCTTTCTCTCCTTGGAGGATAATGCAAAACGACGGCTCGTTAACTCTAGAAATAGGTTCAGTAATAATGGATTCACGTATGACAAATAAAGATGGAATAGGCGTAGGGTGAACATCGTCCTGTTTTGAAAAGTCTTCAATGAGTTTAGCAAGTTCACGTTGGTGTTTGTATGTTTTCTCAGACATAACTTGTTCTCCTTTTTTTCATCTTCGTTCATTATATCCAATAATAAATTCTTCAGTAAGATGCTTTTAGAGGATTAGGCAAAAACTTAGTAGGATTGTGATAATGGTTTCTTTATTTTTATGACATAATTAATTGTATACAGGTCACGATAAATGTGTCTTATTAGGAAAGAGAGGAACAATTAAATGGAGTATGTGAAACTTGGTAATACAGGCTTAGATGTATCTCGATTTTGTCTTGGATGTATGGGTTTTGGAGATGCTACCAAATGGCTTCACCAATGGGTACTTAATGAAGAGGACTCTCGCCCCGTTATAAAAAAAGCACTTGAATTAGGGATTAATTTTTTTGATACAGCAAATGTATACTCCCTTGGTACAAGCGAAGAATATCTTGGACGAGCTCTAAAGGATTATGCGAATCGTGATGAAGTTGTAATAACAACTAAGGTACACGGACAAATGCATAAAGGTCCAAATGGTTCTGGTCTTTCCCGAAAAGTAATTATGAGTGAAATCGATAACAGTCTTAAGAGGTTGGAAACTGATTATGTAGACCTCTATATTATCCATCGTTGGGATTACAATACCCCTATTGAAGAAACGATGGAAGCTTTACATGACGTGGTGAAGGCTGGAAAAGCTAGATACATCGGTGCTTCTGCCATGTTCGCTTGGCAGTTCCAAAAGGCATTACATGTGGCAGAAAAAAATGGTTGGACGAAGTTTGTGTCCATGCAGAACCATTTAAACCTAATCTACCGTGAAGAGGAACGAGAAATGCTGCCTCTTTGTAAGGAAGAGAAAATTGGTGTCACTCCATATAGCCCTCTTGCATCAGGAAGATTAACGCGTGACTGGTCAGTAACAACGCATCGTTCCGAGACAGATCAGGTCCAAAAGTCTAAATATGATGCAACTGCTGATTCCGACCGATTAGTTGTGGAGCGTGTTGGATCTATTGCAGAAAAACACGGTGTACCTCGTACACACATTGCACTTGCTTGGCTACTACAGAAAGAACCAGTAACAGCTCCTATTATTGGGGCTACGAAAATATCGCATCTTGAAGATGCTGTAGGAGCTTTGTCAGTTGAGCTAACCACTGAAGAGATTGCATATCTTGAAGAGCCATATGTACCTCATCCAATAGTAGGTCATAATTAATTAGATTAAATTGTAGAGGAAAACCCAATTTTCCATAGTAGGAAAATTGGGTTTTTACATTAAGATTTTTTTATATTGCTTTGTGAAGAGATGTACTTAAACTATCCTGCCATTTAGTTGAAGAAGAAAAAAGACCGGCTGGAACAGCAACCGATTCTTCAACTCTTGCCCCCGATAGTTTAAGTATAATCCTTCACAATCTTTTTACGTTACAACGGTGTAGGAGTATTAATTTGTTCGTCAAAATCTAATTCTAAAAGTTGACCTGCGTGAACTAAACCAGATCCAAAACCGTACATAAGAACTCTGTCTCCATTTTTAACTTTTCCCTCACGGATTCCAAGGTCAAGAGCTAAAGGTATAGTTGCAGCAGAAGTATTTCCAAAGTTGACCAGGCTATAAAGAGTTTTTTCCATTGGGAATTTTAATTTCTCGCAAATCGGTTCGATTAATCGTAAGTTAGCACTATGAGGTATAAACCAATCAACTTGTTCTAAACTCGTTTTCGTTTTTTCTAAAATTTGTTTTACATTATACGGAACATTCCTTACAACCCATCGAAAAACTTCCCTGCCGTTTTGTACAAGATATTGAGTATCGAGTAACTCAATG
The genomic region above belongs to Domibacillus sp. DTU_2020_1001157_1_SI_ALB_TIR_016 and contains:
- a CDS encoding FumA C-terminus/TtdB family hydratase beta subunit — its product is MAKVYIETPLTSEDVLSLHAGDEVFLNGVIYVARDAAHKRFLERFENNEQLPIDLRNQIIFYAGPTPPKPGQVIGSIAPTTASRMDPYTPAMFEYGVKGVIGKGPRSQSVKDACKNDKAICFSAIGGLSALLSDKVQAAEVVAYEDLGPEAIRELVVKDFPVLVVYDAHGKDLYEQEIAKYRTIAR
- a CDS encoding cation:dicarboxylate symporter family transporter, encoding MKKLGLPIQILLGLISGIIVGLVFYKHPGVETYLKPIGDIFMHLIKMVVVPIVFSSIVVGIAGLGSAKKLGKLGFRTILYFEIATTIAIVIGILFANVFKPGAGIDMNALSHGDISNYMATEQEMEKESHLEFITNIVPTNIVDSMAKGDLLAVIFFAVLLGLSVAAMGEKGEPLLNFFKTLSGAMFHMVSFVLKVAPFGVFGLIGVTISKFGAVSLIPLGKLIVTAYGAYLVFFIVCFGLVAKLFKINFIEFVKLLKEELLLVFSTSSAESALPQVMSKLEKYGCPKPVVSFVVPIGYSFNTDGSCIYLALSSLFIAQLYGIDMSLSAQITLVLILAITSKGISGVAGGALVVLLSSLAAAGLPLEGLAFIAGIDFLLNMGRAALNVFGNALATVVITKWEGQFDTEKNKAYIAHRSTAV
- a CDS encoding glycerophosphodiester phosphodiesterase family protein — translated: MSSIIVSGQAAAAAETSFGPKGFDLQAHRGGMGLTVESSIASFSHALELGVSTLELDVQITEDDKAVVTHDRKISNAVCKDTAPAFENDPEYPYVGKYIKDLTLEQVRTMDCGSLSKPQYPGQVTSPGAKMLLLTDVFDLVKQYDAKKVWMNIETKVEAGAPQETAPREDFVHIVAREVREAGMLDRVSIQSFDWGSLMMMREVEPSLPIVALTNGPQFLQPGQPGASPWLGGIDIDDFGGDLVAAAHSFGADAISPVHGFPQNGKITDENYEPYVTAKMVDDAHQSGMKVIPWTVDDKATMNKLVDDGVDGIITDYPDRLRKVMAEHGFKLPKKYKALK
- a CDS encoding aldo/keto reductase, with the protein product MEYVKLGNTGLDVSRFCLGCMGFGDATKWLHQWVLNEEDSRPVIKKALELGINFFDTANVYSLGTSEEYLGRALKDYANRDEVVITTKVHGQMHKGPNGSGLSRKVIMSEIDNSLKRLETDYVDLYIIHRWDYNTPIEETMEALHDVVKAGKARYIGASAMFAWQFQKALHVAEKNGWTKFVSMQNHLNLIYREEEREMLPLCKEEKIGVTPYSPLASGRLTRDWSVTTHRSETDQVQKSKYDATADSDRLVVERVGSIAEKHGVPRTHIALAWLLQKEPVTAPIIGATKISHLEDAVGALSVELTTEEIAYLEEPYVPHPIVGHN
- a CDS encoding sigma 54-interacting transcriptional regulator; protein product: MNIEQKVKRLEDILIIAPYPELAKDAMQLREKTDIPFSLISGDPKNPWQQQINPATRVIISRGGMAKSLRKMQELPVIDVPVTPADILKSISAVARSGYKKIAIITPANILSKPSRVMELSDQLQLIFVTDADGSIENVVKRLIEDEKVEAIIGDRVSAQIALQHHVHSHLLKSSEESVLTALDTATNVLRAQTSERTKTKEMQSILDVIHEAVLTIDPDGIIKVYNDAAKRIFGFPQDIAGRKYSDCFTDPVLLNVIEEKKEERQMLHTLANGKKIVIHHIPIYIDSIFQGSVGIYQEISKIQNMELNIRKRLNDRGLTAKNTFDDFVTTNTEMKQVVTEARSYAQSEATILVYGETGTGKELFAQSIHNASKRNKGPFVSVNCAALSENLLESELFGYVEGAFTGAIKGGRPGLFELAHGGSLFLDEIGEISLPFQAKLLRVLQEKEVRRIGGDRIIPIDVRVICATNKPLFDLTQEGLFREDLYYRLSVLELSLIPLRDRKEDIIPLAISFLKAEMQRENRVLVWENTDVFLPLIDHQWLGNARELQNAIHRLVICTPEGTITQDLVSQIIQSIKKKQKTAQKLEVEISTDFRKMETDIWRKLLNQYDGNKERLCEVYNISKTTLWRKLLIDNNEQIGE
- a CDS encoding fumarate hydratase, encoding MSEVSVDQIRSTVRKISVDQIRDTVATLCWEACYKLPEDIVEGFHRARESEQSPLGRSIIDQLIENASLAATEDRPYCHDTGLTVVFAEVGQDVYIDGGNFEEAIHEGIRKGYKEGYLRNSIVGDPLLRKNTNDNTPGVIHTKLVAGNQIKLTVLPKGGGSENMSAMKFLLPGEGVEGVKKFVLDTIIAAGGRACPPIVVGVGIGGSFDKVTEIAKKAVLRDIGQYHPEPHIAQLEKELLEEINKTGIGPQGLGGTNTSLWVSAETYGCHITALPVAVNIQCHAARKKSCVI
- a CDS encoding AraC family transcriptional regulator; this translates as MSEKTYKHQRELAKLIEDFSKQDDVHPTPIPSLFVIRESIITEPISRVNEPSFCIILQGEKEVLLGEERFLYGPGHYIVASVDLPVTGQVCKASIDSPYLALKLEFTPSQILEVLNETDYQIGQGKNTKRAMFVSKVGPSLLDAVLRLARLLENPKHISILAPLYKKEIIYWILQGPHGEALEQMALEGSNASRIREVIDHIMNNFEKPFRIEELAEIANMSLSSLHRHFKEVTAMSPIQFQKQLRLQEARRLLLAESTDVAEVAFRVGYESQSQFSREYSRMFGFPPRVDLNRMRENDVYITKSNRL